From a region of the Alnus glutinosa chromosome 1, dhAlnGlut1.1, whole genome shotgun sequence genome:
- the LOC133858734 gene encoding serine carboxypeptidase-like 40, producing the protein MPLVSIFLFSLFSFCFTLYRTKETQRRMDLLAFLILSSFVAQTHGRMKEQCSLYRYKATLLKPDFGVDTSHFKVFEHGNIETNVYPQEGFKEKDRIARLPGQPPVNFSQYGGYVTVNQSAGRALFYYFVEAQQPNDTLPLLLWLNGGFSSLGYGAMQELGPFRVHNDSKRLHTNDFAWNHVANVLFLESPAGVGFSYSNTTADYDNTGDRSTTTDNYVFLLNWLERFPKYKNRTFYISGRDYAGHHVPQLAQTILYHNKKANKTIINLKGIIIGNAVINDETDIKGTYDHLASHVFASDLEASQIQKYCGFSPNASRQSPECTAAIDAVEEDIANGLDLYNIYAPICFPKGDTVQHLEASVLEFDPCSFDYVYAYLNRPDVQEALHANVTKLTHDWDICSSFIKKWKDSPSTVIPLLRELMANGLRVWIYSGDLDGTVSVTSTKYSINSMKLPVKNDWSPWAYFANVAGGYTEEYEGGLKFVTVRLAGQQVPKDQPAKAFVMIKHFLDGTPLPLITG; encoded by the exons ATGCCATTGGTTTCCATCTTCCTTTTCTcgctcttttccttttgttttacaTTATATAGAACAAAGGAAACACAAAGGAGAATGGATCTTTTAGCCTTTCTCATTCTTTCGTCCTTTGTGGCTCAAACTCACGGGAGGATGAAAGAACAATGTTCACTCTATCGCTACAAGGCCACGTTGTTGAAGCCAGATTTTGGTGTGGACACGAGTCATTTCAAGGTATTCGAACATGGCAATATTGAAACAAATGTCTATCCTCAGGAGGGCTTCAAGGAGAAAGATAGGATTGCGAGGCTGCCTGGACAACCCCCCGTAAATTTCTCTCAGTATGGCGGCTATGTCACGGTGAATCAATCAGCAGGTCGtgcacttttttattactttgttgaAGCTCAGCAGCCTAATGATACATTGCCTCTCCTTCTTTGGCTTAatggag GTTTTTCGTCTCTTGGTTATGGAGCAATGCAAGAGCTGGGACCATTTCGCGTGCACAACGACAGCAAAAGACTACACACAAATGATTTTGCTTGGAATCATG TTGCAAACGTTTTGTTCCTTGAGTCGCCTGCTGGGGTTGGATTTTCCTACTCAAATACTACAGCAGACTATGATAACACGGGAGATAGAAGCACTACAACAGAtaattatgtatttttgttGAATTGGCTTGAGAGATTTCCAAAGTACAAGAACCGGACTTTTTACATTTCTGGGAGAGACTATGCTGGGCATCACGTTCCTCAGCTTGCACAAACCATTCTCTATCATAACAAGAAGGCTAACAAGACTATCATCAACCTTAAGGGCATCATT ATTGGAAATGCAGTAATTAATGATGAAACTGATATAAAAGGAACATATGATCACCTTGCGAGCCATGTTTTCGCTTCGGATCTAGAGGCGtctcaaatacaaaaatactgTGGTTTCTCACCCAATGCCTCCAGGCAGTCCCCTGAGTGCACTGCAGCCATAGATGCAGTCGAAGAGGATATTGCCAACGGTCTTGATCTGTATAACATCTATGCTCCCATTTGCTTCCCTAAAGGCGACACAGTCCAGCACCTTGAAGCTTCT GTACTAGAATTTGATCCGTGTAGCTTTGATTATGTGTATGCCTATTTGAATCGGCCTGATGTTCAAGAAGCTCTTCATGCCAATGTAACCAAACTTACACATGACTGGGACATATGCAGTAGTTTCATCAAAAAATGGAAAGATAGCCCGTCAACTGTCATTCCCCTTCTGCGGGAGCTCATGGCTAATGGACTTCGAGTTTGGATTTATAG TGGTGACCTCGATGGAACGGTTTCTGTTACTTCAACGAAGTACTCTATAAATAGTATGAAGCTTCCTGTGAAGAACGATTGGAGTCCATGGGCCTACTTTGCAAAT GTGGCTGGAGGCTATACAGAAGAGTATGAGGGAGGCCTAAAATTTGTGACAGTGAGATTGGCAGGTCAGCAAGTTCCCAAGGACCAGCCTGCCAAAGCATTTGTCATGATCAAGCACTTCCTTGATGGCACACCTCTTCCTTTAATTACTGgttga